TCGCGTACGGCACCGCGCTCGTGCACGGCATCGACCTCGACGCGGTGCTCGCCGAGATCCACGCTCCAACATGACGAAGATCGGCCCCGACGGCTCGGTCTCCCGCCGGGAGGACGGCAAGGTCCTCAAAGGGGAGCACTACGAAGCGCCGGACGTGCAGGGGGTGCTGCGCAGGCAGGGGTGGGTGCCGGGCGGGGGCGCCTGACCCGGGGGTCAGCCGCCACCGGAACCCCGTAGCCGGTGGTGACACCGACGCTCCCGCTGTTGCGCTCCGGGCCCTTCGGACCCGGGTCACCCGACCCACCCTCCTCAGTCGGCGACCGGTGCCTCGGCCGCCCGAAGCCTGACCCGGGGGTCACGCTCCGGGCCCTCCGGACCCGGGCCGCCCGGCCCACCCTCCTCAGCCGGTCAGTCGCCGACCGGCGCCTCGGCCTCGGCCGCCCGGGGCGCGGGCGCGGGCTCGGGGCGGCTGGGCTCGCGGCGCCGGGCCCACCAGGTCGCCACCGGCTCGGTGTAGCGCGCGGTGAGCGGGCCCAGAACGACCAGGATCAGCACGTAGGCGGTAGCCAGGGGGCCGAGGGACGGTTCGACACCGGCCGCGACCGCGAGGCCCGCGATGACGATGGAGAACTCGCCTCGGGCCACCAGCGCGCCGCCCGCCCGCCAGCGGCCCTTGACGGAGATCCCGGCCCGCCGGGCCGCCCAGTACCCGGTGGCGATCTTCGTCAGCGCGGTGACGACGGCCAGTCCGAGGGCGGGCAGCAGGACGGGCGGGATGCTCGACGGGTCGGTGTGCAGCCCGAAGAAGACGAAGAAGACCGCCGCGAACAGGTCACGCAGGGGGCTCAGCAGGGTGTGCGCACCCTCCGCGACCTCCCCCGACAGCGCGATGCCCACCAGGAAGGCCCCCACTGCCGCCGACACCTGGAGCTGTTGCGCGACGCCCGCGACCAGGATCGTCAGGCCCAGCACGACCAGCAGCAGCTTCTCCGGGTCGTCGCTGGAGACGAACCGCGAGATGAGCCTGCCGTAGCGCAAGGCCAGGAACAGCACGAGCCCGGCCGCGCCCAGCGCGATCGCCAGGGTCACACTGCCGGCCATCAGCCCGGCTCCCGCCACCAGCGCCGTGACGATGGGCAGATACACCGCCATCGCCAGGTCCTCCAGCACCAGCACGCTGAGGATCACCGGCGTCTCCCGGTTGCCGACCCGGCCCAGATCGCCCAGCACCTTCGCGATCACGCCGGACGACGAGATCCAGGTGACACCGGCCAGCACGACGGCGGCGACCGGACCCCAGCCGAGCAGCAGCGCCACGGCCGCTCCGGGCAGCGCGTTGAGGGCGCAGTCGACCAGACCGGACGGGTAGTGCGTCTTGAGGTTGGAGA
This is a stretch of genomic DNA from Streptomyces hawaiiensis. It encodes these proteins:
- a CDS encoding cation:proton antiporter — translated: MHSAVLLIEFGSIILGLGLLGRFAARFRLSPIPLYLLAGLAFGEGGLLPLGASEEFVATGAEIGVILLLLMLGLEYTASDLVSNLKTHYPSGLVDCALNALPGAAVALLLGWGPVAAVVLAGVTWISSSGVIAKVLGDLGRVGNRETPVILSVLVLEDLAMAVYLPIVTALVAGAGLMAGSVTLAIALGAAGLVLFLALRYGRLISRFVSSDDPEKLLLVVLGLTILVAGVAQQLQVSAAVGAFLVGIALSGEVAEGAHTLLSPLRDLFAAVFFVFFGLHTDPSSIPPVLLPALGLAVVTALTKIATGYWAARRAGISVKGRWRAGGALVARGEFSIVIAGLAVAAGVEPSLGPLATAYVLILVVLGPLTARYTEPVATWWARRREPSRPEPAPAPRAAEAEAPVGD